One part of the Mytilus trossulus isolate FHL-02 chromosome 11, PNRI_Mtr1.1.1.hap1, whole genome shotgun sequence genome encodes these proteins:
- the LOC134690771 gene encoding uncharacterized protein LOC134690771, with protein MTTETDSPRVLHTQPIDIQESVRSDDLTELVKDLSPSSQARTILLLQSLRKNEAVIGVDDQKRPVIQYKDERSRKLWWDASNANILTKPRTDDDVQVKMDACLEMIDYLKKHKAPSGVVLDPTHVTSKAGYYREGREFTKTKDVLGKGNSAGDIIVIKDKTTHSESAHKTMMISYFREEEIRAWVDLNETGIPPALYCFKLEGNKIHIFMEKIDNGITLRDIIDTHMGNIRAEDPNLARPFSLYVFHGLLSAVHTMHQKGWTHRDLHPGNVMLQESEGVIQTRIIDFGLAKRIDSEDGPRGFRSDIAEVVRKFTALYIDEEFDSETDFRKNWKDKVQQMANMYAMSKEDKVELFSLIDSALQVVCLSDVPKLQQELAAKMKFDTQSLSKQVAKILFAKPEFPSTHPDDQDLETELHKIKLAMGTSKKTGHSTMDQADSGDFMIDDDDGYFTTEEINDDFLDNLRKQTGLGW; from the exons ATGACAACAGAAACAGATTCTCCAAGGGTTCTGCATACACAACCAATTGATATACAGGAGAGTGTCC GTTCAGATGACCTGACAGAGCTGGTCAAAGATTTGTCACCTTCGTCCCAAGCCAGGACTATTCTATTATTACAAAGTCTTAGGAAGAATGAGG CTGTTATTGGTGTTGACGATCAGAAGAGACCAGTTATACAGTACAAAGATGAAAGATCAAG AAAACTATGGTGGGATGCATCCAATGCAAATATATTAACCAAGCCTCGGACAGATGATGATGTTCAGGTCAAGATGGACGCCTGTCTGGAAATGATTGATTATCTCAAGAAACATAAAGCTCCATCTGGTGTTGTATTAGACCCAACTCat GTCACTTCAAAAGCAGGTTATTACAGGGAAGGAAGGGAGTTTACCAAAACAAAAGATGTGTTAGGGAAAGGTAACTCTGCTGGAGATATTATTGTTATTAAGGATAAGACAACTCATTCAGAAAGTGCTCATAAAACG ATGATGATCTCCTATTTTAGAGAGGAAGAAATTAGGGCATGggtggatttgaatgaaacagGCATTCCTCCTGCTCTTTACTGCTTCAAACTGGAgggcaataaaattcatatcttCATGGAGAAGATAGATAATG gcatTACTTTGCGGGACATAATAGACACACACATGGGTAACATCAGAGCTGAAGATCCAAACTTAGCCAGACCTTTTTCATTATATGTCTTCCATGGTTTATTATCAGCTGTACATACTATGCATCAGAAAGGATGGACACACAGAGATCTTCATC CTGGCAATGTGATGCTTCAAGAATCTGAAGGTGTTATACAGACCAGGATAATAGATTTTGGTCTAGCCAAGCGCATTGATAGTGAAGATGGTCCGAGAGGGTTCCGATCAGATATTGCTGAAGTAGTTAGAAAATTTACAGCCCTGTATATAGATGAGGAGTTTGATAGTGAAACTGATTTTAGAAAAAACTGGAAAGATAAAGTACAACAG atgGCCAATATGTATGCAATGAGTAAAGAAGATAAGGTGGAGCTATTCAGTTTGATTGACAGTGCCTTACAAgttgtctgtctgtctgatgTGCCAAAATTACAACAAGAATTAGCTGCTAAAATgaaatttg aCACTCAAAGCCTTTCAAAACAAGTTGCCAAAATCTTATTTGCCAAACCAGAATTCCCATCCACCCATCCAGACGATCAAGACCTAGAGACAGAACTTCACAAAATTAAATTAGCTATGGGTACCAGTAAAAAAACAGGACACAGTACAATGGACCAAGCTGATAGTGGTGATTTT ATGATTGATGATGATGATGGCTATTTTACAACAGAAGAAATCAATGATGACTTTTTAGACAATCTCCGTAAACAAACAGGATTAGGATGGTGA